A genomic region of Acidobacteriota bacterium contains the following coding sequences:
- a CDS encoding site-specific DNA-methyltransferase, which translates to QPGAILKNDTEYILFFRKGGQYRSASPTQKALSMLQREELQAWLRSIWTDLPGVSTRNGHPAPYPVELAERLIRLFSFAGDTILDPFLGTGSTTLAAARAGRNSVGNEIDPTYLSLAQERIEMEFRQTHLLGATKAELIQDEIPSS; encoded by the coding sequence CAGCCGGGCGCAATCCTCAAGAACGACACCGAGTACATCCTCTTCTTCCGTAAGGGAGGCCAGTATCGCTCCGCCTCACCTACCCAAAAGGCACTGTCGATGCTGCAGCGGGAAGAACTCCAGGCTTGGCTGCGATCAATCTGGACCGATCTGCCCGGGGTTTCCACCAGGAATGGCCACCCTGCTCCCTATCCAGTAGAATTGGCCGAGAGGCTGATCCGCCTGTTCTCCTTCGCCGGCGATACGATTCTGGACCCCTTCCTGGGTACGGGCAGCACCACTTTGGCGGCCGCGCGGGCCGGACGAAACTCCGTCGGCAACGAAATCGATCCAACCTATCTCTCTCTGGCCCAGGAACGGATCGAAATGGAGTTTCGGCAGACTCACCTGCTAGGGGCCACCAAGGCCGAACTGATTCAAGATGAGATACCGTCTTCTTGA